Proteins found in one Mytilus edulis chromosome 2, xbMytEdul2.2, whole genome shotgun sequence genomic segment:
- the LOC139511885 gene encoding homeobox protein Hox-B6b-like, translating to MYPAMSTFGSTELQQNLFDKYISCNHFNDRNISESYQFHPTINNDIRPGNNSYVRRLNSGYKYREQTIKNPSDNGTNESMDYDPDINQRCSNRELDRTLYNTMGQKYAVRGIEDSTVQSTFAKNDNIRVDPNSDESDDGDAMTRRMYPWMKSNGGLNSKRGRQTYTRYQTLELEKEFHYNKYLTRRRRIEIAHELCLSERQIKIWFQNRRMKWKKETKPINQIPILENQLPVLKNAR from the exons ATGTATCCCGCTATGAGCACTTTTGGAAGCACAGAACTTCAACAAAATctgtttgataaatatatttccTGCAATCACTTTAACGACAGAAATATATCAGAAAGTTATCAATTTCACCCGACTATAAACAATGATATTAGACCGGGCAATAATTCATATGTCCGTAGGTTGAACAGTGGATATAAATATCGTGAACAGACAATCAAAAATCCGTCTGACAATGGTACTAATGAATCAATGGATTATGATCCGGACATAAATCAAAGATGTAGTAATCGTGAGTTGGACAGAACTTTATATAATACCATGGGGCAAAAATACGCTGTTCGTGGGATAGAAGACTCAACTGTTCAAAGTACCTTCGCAAAGAATGATAACATACGAGTAGATCCGAATAGCGACGAGAGCGACGATGGAGATGCTATGACACGTCGTATGTACCCTTGGATGAAATCAAACGGTG GATTAAACAGTAAAAGGGGAAGACAAACTTATACCAGATACCAAACTCTTGAATTAGAAAAGGAATTCCATTATAACAAATACTTAACCAGACGACGACGGATAGAAATAGCACATGAATTGTGTTTGTCTGAAAGGCAAATAAAAATTTGGTTCCAGAATCGCCGAATGAAGtggaaaaaagaaacaaaaccaaTAAATCAAATACCAATTCTTGAAAACCAACTACCTGTATTGAAAAATGCACGTTAA